A genomic stretch from Candidatus Rokuibacteriota bacterium includes:
- a CDS encoding response regulator produces the protein MAAPSLKPAETILVVDDDPEVLSLAVDILRMAGYTVFGTGDPRHVLRLARTHAEPLHLLLTDVVMPLMSGLQLAAEVRAIRPEVKILLMSAYRTKEIEDYRTRLAPGEPFLDKPFTVPALERAVRAALDYPAPVPRPRAQ, from the coding sequence ATGGCTGCCCCATCGCTGAAGCCAGCCGAAACGATCCTCGTGGTCGATGACGACCCGGAGGTACTCTCGCTGGCCGTGGACATCTTGCGAATGGCTGGCTACACGGTCTTTGGCACGGGAGACCCGCGCCATGTGCTCCGGCTCGCCCGCACCCACGCCGAGCCCCTCCATTTACTCCTCACGGACGTGGTGATGCCCCTCATGAGCGGGCTGCAACTGGCGGCGGAAGTCCGGGCCATCCGCCCAGAGGTCAAGATCCTCCTGATGTCCGCGTACCGCACCAAGGAGATCGAGGACTATCGGACTCGGCTGGCCCCTGGGGAGCCCTTTCTGGACAAGCCGTTCACGGTTCCCGCGCTGGAGCGGGCGGTCCGGGCGGCGCTGGACTACCCCGCGCCCGTACCGAGACCCCGCGCCCAGTGA